One Echinicola strongylocentroti DNA window includes the following coding sequences:
- a CDS encoding 3-keto-disaccharide hydrolase, translating into MKTTILSLSILGLMATACSPSEKGNTENETVNEEVSVKTTTSTDDEWTKLFNGQNLDGWTNYNKETVGPAWKVEDGVLFLDASNKENWQVNGGGDIVTEKVYDNFHLKLDWKISKNGNSGIMFLVQELDEYKHPYNTGPEYQLLDNDGHPDGKIEKHRTGDLYDLIKAKEEAENPVGEWNTSEIIVNQGKLTFKLNGVTTVETTLWDDNWKELIANSKFKNMEGFGQYQKGKISLQDHGNNIWFKNIMIKEL; encoded by the coding sequence ATGAAAACAACTATTTTATCCCTATCCATACTTGGCCTCATGGCGACAGCCTGCAGTCCTTCAGAAAAGGGAAATACCGAAAATGAAACGGTCAATGAGGAAGTTTCTGTAAAAACCACCACTTCTACAGATGACGAGTGGACCAAACTCTTCAACGGCCAAAACCTGGACGGATGGACCAATTACAACAAGGAGACGGTAGGTCCTGCCTGGAAGGTAGAAGATGGTGTCCTCTTTCTGGATGCTTCCAATAAAGAAAACTGGCAAGTAAACGGCGGCGGAGATATCGTTACGGAAAAAGTTTATGATAACTTCCACCTAAAATTGGACTGGAAGATTTCCAAAAACGGCAACAGCGGAATTATGTTCTTGGTGCAGGAATTGGATGAATACAAGCACCCTTATAACACAGGCCCTGAATATCAGTTGCTGGACAATGATGGTCACCCAGATGGCAAAATCGAAAAACATCGCACCGGGGACCTTTATGACCTGATCAAAGCCAAAGAAGAAGCTGAAAACCCCGTTGGTGAATGGAACACTTCCGAAATCATCGTCAATCAAGGCAAGCTTACCTTCAAACTTAATGGAGTCACAACGGTAGAGACCACACTTTGGGACGACAACTGGAAGGAGCTTATCGCCAACAGTAAATTCAAAAACATGGAAGGATTTGGCCAGTACCAAAAAGGCAAAATATCCCTCCAAGACCATGGGAACAACATCTGGTTTAAGAACATCATGATCAAAGAGCTATAA
- a CDS encoding c-type cytochrome codes for MNLSKLASAGVMALAGMAYACGGGSDTKTEEAVSTTETEAPKKEMSFDEMYKDNPDYVDGLALVKESDCPSCHMVERKIVGPAYKDVAEKYESTDENIETLAKRVVEGNNGVWGQVPMPAHPGLSEDDAKKMVKYVLMLKK; via the coding sequence ATGAACTTAAGTAAATTAGCTAGCGCAGGTGTCATGGCACTTGCAGGAATGGCCTACGCCTGTGGCGGAGGGTCAGACACCAAAACGGAAGAGGCAGTAAGCACTACCGAAACCGAAGCCCCAAAAAAGGAAATGAGTTTTGACGAAATGTACAAGGACAATCCAGATTATGTGGATGGCCTGGCCCTCGTCAAAGAATCCGATTGCCCTAGCTGCCATATGGTAGAACGTAAAATCGTAGGCCCTGCATATAAGGATGTGGCCGAAAAATATGAAAGCACGGATGAAAACATCGAAACACTCGCCAAAAGAGTAGTCGAAGGCAACAACGGAGTTTGGGGGCAAGTACCCATGCCCGCTCACCCTGGGCTATCTGAAGACGATGCCAAAAAAATGGTCAAATACGTCTTAATGCTTAAGAAATAA
- a CDS encoding sugar phosphate isomerase/epimerase family protein, translating into MKTIQGPALFLAQFVDDQAPFNSLKSICEWAASIGYKAVQIPSWDGRLMDLKKAAESQNYADEIKKTVNDAGLEISELSTHLQGQLVAVNPAYNELFDAFAPDELKGNLEGKSAWATQQLMYAAKASKNLGLTKHGTFSGALMWHTVYPWPQRPAGLVDAGFDELAKRWLPILDEFDKNGVDLCYELHPGEDLHDGVTFEMFLEKVNHHPRANILYDPSHFVLQCLDYVQFIDFYHDRIKMFHVKDAEFNPTGKQGVYGGYQSWINRAGRFRSLGDGQVDFNAIFSKLSQYGFDGWAVLEWECAIKHPEAGATEGAKFISEKIIRVTEKSFDDFASAGTDDALNKKILGIK; encoded by the coding sequence ATGAAGACCATCCAAGGCCCTGCATTATTTTTGGCGCAATTTGTAGATGATCAAGCCCCATTCAACAGCCTAAAAAGCATCTGTGAATGGGCAGCGAGCATAGGCTACAAGGCCGTCCAGATACCTTCTTGGGACGGGAGGCTAATGGATTTGAAAAAAGCAGCCGAAAGCCAAAACTACGCGGATGAAATCAAAAAAACCGTAAACGATGCCGGTTTGGAAATATCCGAACTAAGCACCCACTTACAAGGCCAGCTAGTAGCGGTCAATCCTGCCTATAATGAATTGTTTGATGCTTTTGCTCCTGATGAGCTCAAAGGAAACCTCGAAGGCAAATCAGCCTGGGCCACGCAACAACTCATGTATGCCGCAAAAGCGTCCAAAAACCTAGGCCTGACCAAACACGGCACCTTCAGCGGTGCACTGATGTGGCACACCGTTTACCCTTGGCCGCAACGACCTGCGGGGCTGGTGGATGCAGGTTTTGACGAATTGGCAAAAAGGTGGCTCCCAATACTCGATGAATTTGACAAAAATGGTGTAGATTTATGCTATGAATTGCATCCGGGAGAAGACCTGCATGATGGCGTCACCTTTGAGATGTTTCTCGAAAAAGTAAACCATCACCCCAGGGCAAACATCCTTTACGATCCAAGTCACTTTGTATTGCAGTGCTTGGATTATGTGCAGTTTATAGACTTCTACCATGACAGGATCAAAATGTTCCATGTCAAAGACGCTGAGTTTAACCCTACAGGAAAACAAGGTGTCTACGGTGGTTACCAAAGCTGGATAAACAGGGCTGGGAGATTCCGCTCACTTGGAGACGGACAGGTGGACTTCAACGCCATTTTCAGCAAATTGTCCCAATATGGTTTTGATGGCTGGGCAGTTTTGGAATGGGAATGCGCCATCAAACATCCTGAGGCAGGCGCCACCGAAGGTGCCAAGTTCATCAGTGAAAAAATCATCAGGGTAACAGAAAAGTCCTTTGACGATTTTGCCTCAGCAGGCACTGATGATGCGCTCAATAAAAAGATACTAGGAATTAAATAG
- a CDS encoding Gfo/Idh/MocA family protein encodes MNHRKLRMGMIGGGPGSFIGAVHRIAANMDGQIELVAGAFSSQPEKSEQAGKELYLHSNRVYQSYDEMYEKEKQLPEGERIDFVSIVTPNHVHFDPAIKALKNGFHVVLDKPMTLTLDEAKELEKVIQETGMLFCLTHTYTGYPMVKEAKQLVANGTLGNIRKVYVEYPQGWLWKSFADDENKQAAWRTDPKKSGVAGCMGDIGTHAMNLAEYVSGLKLDKLCADLNTTIDGRSLDDDGTVLLKFDNGASGVLMASQVATGAENNLKIRVYGDKAGLEWQQDDANSLIVRHPEQPDQIYRAGANIPYLSSYALANARTPAGHPEGYLEAFANHYNNFAKTLLAKLTGQTPEKEWLDFPGTEDGVRGMAFIEQVVKSGKSEQKWTKFEI; translated from the coding sequence ATGAATCATCGTAAACTCCGAATGGGCATGATCGGTGGAGGCCCTGGCTCATTCATAGGAGCCGTCCACCGTATCGCCGCCAATATGGACGGACAAATAGAATTGGTCGCAGGAGCATTCAGTAGCCAACCGGAAAAATCCGAACAAGCAGGCAAAGAACTTTATCTGCACAGCAACCGTGTCTACCAATCCTACGATGAAATGTATGAAAAGGAGAAGCAACTTCCCGAGGGAGAGCGCATCGACTTTGTAAGCATCGTGACCCCAAACCACGTACATTTTGACCCCGCTATCAAAGCGTTGAAAAATGGCTTCCATGTCGTTTTGGACAAGCCTATGACCCTGACCTTAGACGAAGCCAAAGAGCTCGAAAAAGTCATACAAGAAACGGGCATGCTCTTTTGCCTCACCCATACCTATACCGGCTATCCCATGGTGAAAGAAGCCAAGCAGCTCGTTGCCAATGGGACCTTGGGCAATATCAGAAAAGTATATGTGGAATATCCACAGGGATGGCTGTGGAAAAGTTTTGCTGACGACGAAAACAAGCAAGCTGCATGGAGAACAGACCCTAAGAAAAGTGGAGTAGCCGGCTGCATGGGAGACATTGGCACCCATGCGATGAACTTGGCAGAATATGTCAGTGGGCTTAAGCTTGACAAGCTCTGCGCCGACCTGAACACCACCATCGACGGTCGCTCCCTAGATGATGATGGCACCGTCCTACTAAAATTTGACAATGGTGCTTCTGGAGTATTAATGGCCAGCCAAGTGGCTACTGGAGCGGAAAACAACCTTAAAATCAGAGTGTATGGCGACAAAGCCGGACTGGAATGGCAGCAAGATGATGCCAATTCCCTGATCGTCCGTCACCCAGAGCAACCTGACCAAATCTACCGTGCAGGAGCAAATATCCCGTACCTTTCCAGTTATGCCTTGGCCAACGCCAGAACCCCTGCTGGACACCCAGAGGGATACTTGGAAGCCTTTGCCAACCATTATAATAATTTTGCCAAAACCCTCTTGGCCAAGCTTACTGGACAAACACCAGAAAAGGAATGGCTGGATTTTCCAGGGACAGAAGATGGTGTGCGAGGCATGGCTTTTATCGAGCAAGTCGTAAAAAGTGGCAAGTCCGAGCAAAAGTGGACAAAATTTGAAATTTAG
- a CDS encoding nucleoside permease, with the protein MNFNTKFKLSFMMFLEFFIWGGWFVTLGLFLEKNLSTTGAQSAAAFSTQSFGAIIAPFIIGLIADKYFNAERILGVLHLIGAVLMFQMYNAEDFTAFYPYVFAYMVAYMPTLALVNSVSFNQMTNPEKEFGVIRVWGTIGWIIAGLTISLVFAWDSSENAAAGMLRNTFLMTCIASLVLGIYSFMLPKTPPKIAKGEKKTITEILGLDAFALLKDKNYLIFFLASIMICIPLAFYYQNASLFLGEIEMTNLTSKMALGQVSEVLFMLLLPVFFGKFGIKKTLLVGMIAWVVRYALFAYGNVNELSFMLLIGIALHGICYDFFFVSGQIYTDSKAGEKFKSAAQGMITLATYGVGMLIGFWVAGVITDTYVTPDGVHDWQTIWLIPSGIAVLVALTFALAFKEKKPTPVTA; encoded by the coding sequence ATGAATTTCAATACAAAATTTAAACTGTCCTTTATGATGTTCCTCGAATTTTTCATTTGGGGAGGATGGTTTGTCACTTTGGGATTGTTCCTTGAAAAAAACTTGAGTACCACAGGAGCACAAAGCGCAGCGGCGTTTTCGACGCAATCTTTCGGAGCTATAATCGCTCCATTTATTATCGGGCTTATTGCTGATAAGTATTTTAATGCAGAAAGGATTTTGGGAGTACTCCACCTGATCGGTGCGGTACTAATGTTCCAGATGTACAATGCAGAGGATTTTACGGCCTTTTATCCCTATGTATTTGCCTATATGGTGGCTTATATGCCCACCTTGGCTTTGGTGAATTCAGTGTCCTTCAATCAGATGACCAATCCAGAAAAAGAGTTTGGAGTGATCCGAGTGTGGGGAACCATTGGCTGGATTATAGCAGGTTTGACGATTAGTTTGGTCTTTGCATGGGACTCATCGGAAAATGCAGCAGCAGGCATGTTGAGAAATACATTTTTGATGACTTGTATTGCTTCCCTAGTGTTGGGGATTTACAGTTTTATGTTGCCTAAGACCCCTCCAAAAATTGCCAAAGGCGAGAAAAAAACCATCACAGAAATTCTCGGATTGGATGCTTTCGCTTTGTTGAAAGATAAAAACTATTTGATTTTCTTTCTTGCCTCGATCATGATCTGTATCCCTTTGGCTTTCTATTATCAAAATGCCAGTTTGTTTTTGGGAGAGATAGAAATGACCAACCTTACCAGTAAAATGGCCTTAGGACAGGTAAGTGAAGTGTTGTTCATGTTGTTGCTACCGGTATTCTTTGGAAAATTTGGTATTAAGAAAACGCTACTTGTGGGTATGATAGCTTGGGTAGTGCGATATGCCTTATTCGCCTATGGTAATGTGAACGAGTTGTCATTTATGCTGTTGATAGGAATTGCCTTACATGGTATTTGTTATGACTTCTTCTTTGTTTCAGGCCAGATCTACACCGATTCTAAAGCAGGGGAGAAATTCAAAAGTGCGGCTCAAGGAATGATTACCTTGGCTACTTACGGAGTGGGGATGTTGATTGGTTTCTGGGTAGCCGGAGTAATCACGGACACTTACGTTACTCCTGATGGAGTGCATGATTGGCAGACCATCTGGTTGATTCCATCAGGAATTGCAGTGTTAGTTGCCTTAACGTTTGCCTTGGCATTTAAAGAGAAGAAGCCAACACCAGTGACTGCCTAA
- a CDS encoding hydroxypyruvate isomerase family protein, with product MSERRSALKKMVLGTAALSGMPYLNLKANNKQNMLKGNINHSVCRWTYGHLSLDELCVLIKDIGFSAIDLLGPNDWPTAQKHGVYSSMCNGAEISLEEGFNHTEYHDTLIKNYSEMIPLVAKNGYKNLICFSGNRNGMDEETGLQNSVKGLQKLLPLAEKHGVTLTMELLNSKVNHPDYMCDKSVWGVELCKRLDNENFNLLYDIYHMQIDEGDVIRTIGENHQYYGHYHTAGNPGRNEIDDTQELNYPAIIKAIAKTGFKGYIAQEFIPKADDKAASLREAIALCDI from the coding sequence ATGTCAGAAAGAAGATCCGCATTAAAGAAAATGGTATTGGGCACTGCTGCTTTAAGCGGCATGCCTTACCTGAATTTAAAAGCAAATAATAAACAAAACATGTTGAAAGGAAATATTAACCATTCCGTGTGCCGGTGGACCTATGGTCATTTGTCACTGGATGAATTATGTGTACTGATCAAAGATATTGGATTTAGCGCCATTGATTTGTTGGGGCCAAATGACTGGCCTACAGCCCAGAAGCATGGCGTGTACAGCTCCATGTGCAATGGTGCTGAAATCAGCCTTGAAGAAGGCTTTAACCATACGGAATACCATGATACGTTGATCAAGAATTATTCCGAAATGATTCCCCTAGTGGCCAAGAATGGCTATAAGAACCTGATCTGTTTCAGTGGTAACAGAAATGGCATGGATGAGGAAACCGGTCTTCAAAACAGCGTGAAAGGATTGCAGAAATTGCTGCCTTTGGCAGAAAAGCACGGCGTCACCCTGACCATGGAATTGCTAAACAGCAAGGTCAATCACCCAGATTATATGTGTGACAAGAGTGTTTGGGGCGTAGAATTGTGCAAACGACTGGACAATGAGAACTTCAATCTCCTTTATGATATTTATCATATGCAAATCGATGAAGGTGATGTGATACGTACGATTGGTGAGAATCACCAATATTATGGACATTACCACACTGCAGGTAATCCAGGCAGAAACGAAATCGATGACACGCAGGAGCTAAATTATCCGGCAATCATTAAAGCCATTGCGAAAACAGGCTTTAAAGGTTATATTGCTCAGGAGTTTATCCCAAAGGCTGACGACAAGGCCGCGTCACTTAGAGAGGCTATCGCCTTATGTGACATATAA